tttgaaaacaatgtTCATTTCCGCCGCGATCAGCTGAAGACTGAATAAGTTTGTCCCTTGTCTTTACCTCTTTCATACGTGTTGGAAACTTACCATACATCTCGTAAATGAAGATATCGAACCTAGACTTCACATACCCATGGAATATATCGGAAAATAAATGTGCtgtcttgaatttttttttaaagagcaGTTGATGCTTTGCCAGTTACATGTTGAAACAGGAATCCACATTGTTTAATGAATTTGATAAAACGAGTTCTTTACTCTACGTTGTAGTTCGAGCAAGGTTCCTGGCCGTTCTGTGACAGTACCCAACGTGTAGATTTCAAGAATTATGGAAAATATTTACCTGATGTCACTACCAGGAGAAAGGCATTGGAAAAACACGATGTGAGTTCACGAGCTAACTAAAAATAACGATCATAAAAATTATAATGCATCTGATGATAAACATATATTGAAGGGCTATCTGGTGGGTAGCTGGGCGTTAATATCTGGCTTCAATACCCCTCCAAAACCCTTCAACTTGCCTTAATTGGTCGTTGTGAAAATCTCAGAGGAAAACAGTGCTAAACAATTTTATTCAACAATTTgtgtcatgtacatgtagtaagcATAAGGTACTAATACTTAGAGACACTatacaaaattattttggttttgtggCAAGAGGGAAAAACTATATGGTCTCCACAAGAAAAAACTCTTTGAGCAAGGGCGAGAGTCGTCAGACTTAACTGACATGTTGCCGAAGTATGCCATTACTGGTCCACCATTCGGTCATTAgctgatgtacatgtagttagcTGTTGCATTAATAAAAGATGCTGCCTAATTAACTTAATGGGAAATATATAACACAGTTTACATAGCCAGCTTCTTTCCTTCTTTAGTAAGCCTCTCCAAACCCTAATGAAGGTCTTCCCAACATTGCACTGTGATTttgggaatctttgctgactaAAGCAAGTGAAATAAAACCAACAGGTCCAAATAACTAATCATTTCTAGGTTCATCTGAATTTCAAATTCCTTTTAGGGTCTTGGAAAAGAGCACCTTTTTTCTCATCATCAAAAGGCTTATGAAGGAAACAGGATATCATGGTATGACCAGCAGTTTAACAGGAGGGAGGTAACAGAGTCTAAACTCCCACCACTGAGAAGCTGGGACAGACAAAAATTGGCCTGGGCACCAGAGAAATCTGACTTTCCTGTTCAAGGTCTGTTAATCACAAATGCCATGACAAATTAACCTTTAGTATAATGTTGACACTGTATACTGATCTGTCATGCCAACACCGAGCTAACTAATGTTGAGttccattattttttttcaacaccAAACTGTATTCATGAATGCAAGTGGTCATTTAGAAGTTTCCCAAAGGAACACTTTACAAACCTTTTCCAGGTTAAAAACCTATCTCCTGGAAAGAGTCATTCAGACTTAAATTATCACAGGCATTTTCAGCGGATAAAgcactcaaaaaaaaaacagattctATCCAcctttttttcgctttttcaaCTGTTTAATGCTAAACCTTGACCAACTCAAACAACAGATGTTCTTTCCGACCACAGTACAGGAAAAACCAAATATAACTAAAACGTTTATATATAATTTCCAATAGAACAAGACCTTAAAGTTTTAATTACATTACTTTCAGGGCATCCAACAAACTATGGCCTATTacaaaaacttgaagaaaagtggAAGAAAGAGGCTGCAATGGAAAACCTAGGGGCACACATGTCAGCATACAAACTGTCGTACAGTCGTCATCCTAAAGAGTCATTTGTTTTTAAGCACTATGCCCCTTCCAAGAGCACTTCATGCCACTTTCACCCTcacaacgtaaacaaaaatttacATTTAAGAGGAAAACAGCTTATCTTAGCTCCTGAATTACCACCAACCCTTGCTGTTCCTCACAATGTACCTCCAGACTTCCCACAGTCGACCATTTTAGCAGTGTAATGTTGTCTGATGGCATTGACCCAAATATTTTACAACAAAGCAACTACACATTTACAACGTCTTGAAATTTCAGGTTATCTTCTGTAATTTCCAAAAAtcattttcaatgaaaaaaaatcagcaCAGCCGTTTATTTTTGAATGGGCTATAGATCAGTGTTTTAATTTGCAATAAATTGCATCAAGATAAGATAAACAGCATAACACAGCTTGGATAAATCTGCAagttcttttaataataatttaaaggtGAGGATTAATTAACacaatttttgaaacattttgcaaTTTGAAGTGCTGGTCAAACAATACACTGTTCTTACACCATTCTCAGCAcacaaatttaagaaaaacaagGTTCTGCTGTGACAAAAATATTATTCCATCATGGAAATTTTGTAATATATTTtaacaaaaactaataaaaatGACTTGCAcatgaattatttttaatattaccAAGGACTGATTCTTTTTGGTGCTTGCTTCTATCAAGACCATTCAAGAGAAAATCTCTGCACCTTGCAcgattttattgcttttatttCTACGAAAGTGTTAGATAGAACTTAGTGACCACTTAATGTTACCCTGGAatcataataatattttaaatttcttgcACATGCTATGGCCATTGAAGTTGGTCCAAGCGAATTATATAAATTCCCTTAACTCCATTTTGTAAACCACCCATTCGCCAAGCTAATAACTTCAACTATACTCTATAACATTCCATGCATTTTCAATTGTCCAATTATCTCCAGAccccgcgcaccggtggctcagttggttgagcaccgggctgtcacgcgggaggtcgtgagttcaactccggccggaccaacactcagggtctttaaataactgaggagaaagtgctgcctttgtgattacatctgcaaatggttagactctctagtcttctcggataaggacgataagccggaggtcccgtctcacaacccttgttcattaactctgtgggacgttaaagatcccacacactattcgaaaagagtaggggacagtgttcccggtgttgtggtctgacctttccagcatgtggtcggcttgacaggattagcttgaagggcttctgtgtgaatgagaccacaattgtgtataacagccagaagccaGGCTACTTagtcaagtgctggagccttacTCAAACCTCAAACCTCAAACCCCATTTTCAACTAAAAGACTGTGAAGAATTTTTTTACAAGGAAACTACTTTGTACCTGATGATGCATCAATAAGAAGACCTTTTTTTCCACACTGCTCATTAATTTTTATCGAAAAAAGTAGAAGTTTGAGTTTAATTTTGAGTAGACTTGGCTGAAGCACTTGGCTGATTAGCCTGACCTGTGGCTGTTATactgtggtctcattcacacagaagcccttaaagctaatcctgccaagccgaccacattgctaGAAAGGTCAGACCATAACACTCAGTGGAAACTCTGTTGCCTACTCTTTTCAAAAttatagtgtgtgggatctttaacatatcccacagagttaataaacaagggctgtgagacaggacctcccGCTTATGGTCCTTATCCAAtaagactagaaagtctaaccatttgcagatgactAGTTTAATAAAAAGGGAGCgatttctcctcagttatttaaagaccctgagtgttggtcaggTCAGGGTTTGAACCCACAATCTCCCGCACGGAAGAAGTCCATTGCACTCTCGATTGAGCCAACTAGTGAGTGGTAATTAACAACTGACCGGAATTTATTGCAAGGGTAAAGAGCAAAggtccattttttttgttttgcatgaaAATGTCTAATTTTGCTACCTTCAACATActtacaaaacaaaggaaagatgCATCACTAAACGGAGCATGGGTGCACCTTTGGAGGCTGCAATGTACCATGGTGACCAAGCTGTTAGTCCCCATTGTGGCAGGAAAGACATGCACTCAACAGATGGATAAACAGTGGAAAGCAAAAATGAGGAGAAAACCAATCACTGCTCCAAAAAAATGCACACTATTCCTGCCACAATGCAACAATTTATCTGTAATGACTGACCTTTTACAACAATGCTGAGTTTAAGGAATCACAGTGCAATTGTACAGAAATTAACAGAACCACTGATTGCAAATTGACTGCTTTTCAGCTCCTTCTTGTTTGCTTAACTTGGGTTAAAGGGGGCATACGGTAGTTTTTTAGTGCACCTACTGCAGATGTTAATTGCTGACGCATTCACACCTAGAGCGCTCCCAATCAGCAAGTAAAATGCTTTGGCATTaaccagagtaaaatctgtaagtcacTTTCTTGGGTAAGGAAGGATTAATAGAATTGAACtatcttaaccctttcagccccgtggggttccccattgacgagtaaaatcgtcgggcgttagacagagtaaaatctataagtggcactattgggagttaaagggttaatgtcTTAAATCAATTAATTTTGCATCAGATTAGAGCTTATTTCTTGTTTCCAaatctaaaaagttgttttctGTAGTTTTGTGGTATCAAAACTAAGAGCACTTGTTCTAATATAGTTGCAGTTAGTCCCCAGATCTTGTGTGGTCCGTTTACAAAGACTGGTAATCTAGTCAGAGGCTGTCTCTTGAATGTAGTGTAACCAACGTTGACTGGATTGCACAAATGCTCCAAAGAGAGAGTAAAAACTGATTCAACCTAagacaaaaataataacaatttgtGAATGAAACAGGGTACAGCCTACCACACAGTGATTTCTGGGAAAGACCTAAAGAGAGTGTGAGTTGAATGTATTAAAGCAAACCTTGATAAGGAGGGTAAAAAATTCTGAACTGGTTCAAGTTTAATGGTACCTCTTTAGGATTTAGTTGAAGTGCCTTAGTATCAATTTCTTCTATGAATCCAACAACAGCTGTGATGGCAGCTTTACCATGCTACAATGGTACCAAcagaaaaagatcaatttaaaaagaacatgAAAATGAGAACATGATCATAAATTATTACAGCACCTCAATAAGCATTGGATTACTTTACCCTATCAGGTACTGGTGGCATTGATGCCCAAACATGGACCTGTCTTCTCTCTACACCTAGTTCTTCATCCATTTCTCTGATAGCCGTCTCCACCAAGCTTTTGTCTTCAGGGTCCCTTTTACCCCCTGGGAAGCTGCATGATTAAGTGCCATgtattaaagtaaaaaaaaaccaagatgtTTGTGAACAATTTTATCTTCAATGAAGTGAAATGAAGCGAGGTGAAGTGAAGTAAAGTTATTAGTGTCTCCCCctcagggcttttcaggactattTTACAATGCTTTTTATGTGGGACTttggccagactgcttgttacgcagtttacaatttattttaagaAGTGAAGATGCCCCCGACCAGATTACATgtaggtcagaccacaacactggggacAACATTCCTTACACTTTTCGagaagtgagtgggttctttaacgtcccgtACTATTTGATTTCCAACAACGGCTATGAGACAGAACCTttggtttacagtccttatccgagaagacttagaAGTCTAACCAATTGCGAATGTAATTATAAAGTCAGCACTTTCTCcgcagttattttaagaccctgagtgttggtccagccggaatCGACCTCTCAACCTCCCACATGACAGCCCAACGCACAACCAACTGAACCACTGGTGTATTTGCAAATGGGCTACTAAAGGACCAAAGACCTATGATATTGGACACAAAAGTTCAAACACTGAATGCACTATTCTATATAATTTATCCCCTTCAATGTTGACCTTGATAACTTGGAGCTATCAGTCTAAGAGCGcttctagaatacccggccactattgtATTCTTCAAGCAGCATCcttttgaagaacaaggcataTAACAATACATGCTATTCATATGAAAATAAGTGGATGGGTATTCTATGATCTCGCCGCGCCACATTGTATTGAACTCCAGCCTCTAACTCAAAATTGGAGGAAGGAAGGTGTAGGGCTAGATGTTTTCAAGCTAGAGCAAGAAGTACCTTTTGCTTTGGTTAGGTTTTGCAATTATACCTCagcattgtaaattattattaccttACTTCCCCTCTGTGGCTGTTTAAATGACTTGATCGCAGAGTAAATAGAACAGATGGAACAGAGTTCACAAGACAAAAGGGTACAAATACAGCAGCTTCTTCAGTGCAGGCTGCCAATAAAGACCTTCGTGGCTTCATCAAACCTAGCTGCTGTGCAAGGCGATCTTGATTTGCCACTGAAAAGGCATCACGTAAATTTGACAATCTTCTGAACGAGCTGGAAGTTTTGACCTTcctcaatttttgcaattttggtgAACTTATTGATACATGGTTAACCCCTGAGAAGGATGAAGTGAGAGAGACAAGAGAACGACCACTAATGCACCTCACAATGGATTTCGAATTCAGAACGGTGCGGCCAACAAAAGGAGATATGACTTTCATCACAATGATTGTCAGGCACTTGACATTGCCGTGAAGATTATCTCAAGGTCCTTCCGTTTGGTCTACCTAAATGACAAAGTCTTCCTTTTCCTGCACGTTGAAGCATAATCGTGAGAGTTGAAAGTCACCCAAACGAAGATTCCCAGAAGTGTTATAACTGCTGCGTCACAAACTGAACCTATTATACAAATTATATTCCGTCTGGATGCGTCACATAAGATTCTTGGTGTGTATTCCCAAAATGGGCGCATGGGAACTAAACATTACCccctcaccccctccccccccccccccctccagcGGCAGTGGCACTTATGAt
Above is a window of Montipora capricornis isolate CH-2021 chromosome 6, ASM3666992v2, whole genome shotgun sequence DNA encoding:
- the LOC138051295 gene encoding cilia- and flagella-associated protein 107-like, with the translated sequence MEEYPEAKWKLPGWRIEQRYATDVLIGNWNEERRVFEQGSWPFCDSTQRVDFKNYGKYLPDVTTRRKALEKHDGLGKEHLFSHHQKAYEGNRISWYDQQFNRREVTESKLPPLRSWDRQKLAWAPEKSDFPVQGHPTNYGLLQKLEEKWKKEAAMENLGAHMSAYKLSYSRHPKESFVFKHYAPSKSTSCHFHPHNVNKNLHLRGKQLILAPELPPTLAVPHNVPPDFPQSTILAV
- the LOC138051297 gene encoding mitochondrial coenzyme A diphosphatase NUDT8-like; this translates as MKVISPFVGRTVLNSKSIVRCISGRSLVSLTSSFSGVNHVSISSPKLQKLRKVKTSSSFRRLSNLRDAFSVANQDRLAQQLGLMKPRRSLLAACTEEAAVFVPFCLVNSVPSVLFTLRSSHLNSHRGEVSFPGGKRDPEDKSLVETAIREMDEELGVERRQVHVWASMPPVPDRHGKAAITAVVGFIEEIDTKALQLNPKEVESVFTLSLEHLCNPVNVGYTTFKRQPLTRLPVFVNGPHKIWGLTATILEQVLLVLIPQNYRKQLFRFGNKK